TTCGTTGCCAAATTCGGAGCAGCTCAAAGTATTTCGCAGAGCATCGAAAGACTCTCGGAAAGTGATCGTCGCTACGAATATCGCTGAAACCTCGATAACGATACCGAACATCGTGCACGGTAATATTTATTCGCTTACGAAACGTTGGGCTTTTACATATCAGTCGTTGCGTTACGCGGTTGCGAGATGTAATGAGTAAATCTTTTAACTACAAAATAAGGAACGGTGATTGGTCTGACActcgttattttttacttgcgCAGTCATCGACTGTGGATTCGCTAAACTTCCGTGGTTCGAGGTCGAAACGCAAACGAACAGTCTCATTATCGCACCGGTTTCAAAAGCCTCGGCGAATCAGAGAGCAGGCAGAGCTGGTCGCGTGCAATCCGGACGGGCTTACAGGTAactgacatttaaaaatttcgatattaaATAACGACgattaattttcattgaaaataagattttttcaaagtgcCTGCTCACACTTTTGacgaaatgaataatttttttttttaagattgtACACCGAGGAAGcttacgaaaattttttcgaatcgacTCCACCCCAGATGCAGCGGGCTGATCTTGCGCCTGCGATTCTCCAGCTCAAAGCCCTCGGGATCGATAATGTTTTGAGGTTTAATTTTCCCTCATCGCCACCCAGCAAGAATCTTCTTGCCGGACTCGAATTGCTCTACGCGCTTGGCGCTGTCAACGATCGTGGTGAATTGACAACGCCCTTGGGAATGACCATGGCTGAAATGCCCCTCGAGCCTGTCCTCGCAAAATGTCTCATTGTTTCCGGTAAAACTGCAGTCTCGaagttttcaatattatttttttaagcttaaattaatttaaataattcgttAATAACAGGCGAGATGGAGTGTTCTGAGGAAATATCGACGATCCTGGCGATGCTTCAGGTCCAAAACGTTCTCGTACGACCTGGAGGCGGCCAAGCTGCAATGAAAGCTCGAGTCGCTCATCGCAAGTTCGAAGTCGCCGAAGGAGATCTCTTCACACTGCTGAATATTTATTCggctttcgaaaaaaataaaacacccGCTTGGTGTCAGCAACACTTCCTCAATCACAAAGCCCTCAAAAGGGCGATGGAAATAAGAACGCAGATGAGAGtactgatgaaaaaattggacatTCCCATTCTCTCGTCAAAGGGTAAGTAAAAACAGTcggaattttatttgaaatcttTCCTTCGTCATTTCACTTGTTTACTAAACTTGTGAATGCACTCTGTTTCAGGCGACCTCGAAAGTATACTGAAATGTATCTGCGCTGGACTTTTTCCGAATGCAGCTTTTCTTCATTACACAGGAGTTTACAAAACGGTTCGAGGCAATCGCGATTTATACATTCATCCAAACAGCTGCTTGTACACTCTTCAGCAACCTCAATGGTAATGGAAcgaagaaaattattgaaccTCAAACTCCCGAAGCCCAGGAAATATATTTTACTTGCTCGTGATTTTCCAAGAGTTCCAATTTTtctacacattttttcaaaaaatttgctgaaacttcgtgtgtgtgtgtgtgtgtgttttcagGATCGTTTTCTGTGAAATCCTCCAAACGACGAAAACCTACATGCGAGAATTGACAGTTGTGAAGCCGGAATGGCTCGTGGAACTTGCACCGCATTTTTTCGAGAGGACATCGATCGATCCTATTTAAGAATTTATCACGACGACAGTATTTATATATTGTGAATAAAATCGACCCAAAGTCGAgctttacttttttattttcatgaacgCAGTGAGTTGcgcattttatatttttctatttcaagctttttccttcgttttatAAATATCCTACTATAGAAACGGTTTAAATATCAAGGGGATTCGATCGCGTGCAGAGCTGCGGTTCGCGCCCACCAAAAATACCGCAAGAAAAGCAAATcagcgaaagtttcaatgcaACGAGAATTtcgtatcttttttttctttaattactcTGCGAAAGTGACGAGAAATTTTACGagtctttttttcacttccggTTATCCCTGACCCACTGACTATTTCGAATTGATTAAACCTCCAGGCGTCAGGGCAAACTGACGAGTAAATAAAAGTTGCATCCCAATCACCTGATCGCGTTTCCGATCATTTTCCCGCCCcaaatttcctttttattcGACCAATTCGAGAATATCGAAATCGCGCCTTGTAAATAATCGAATCGAGCAATTCGCTGTTTACtaattttaatttacaaaCTCTCACGAAATCGAGgaattgtaaatttttatttttatgagaaaaCGTGCATCAATCTCATTGAATATCGACCGAAAAGCTCTATAaactattaattttttaattctcacaAATATCGATGACTCACGCGTAAACGTAACgcaaaaaatcttcaattttttcaaacaacttGTATCAGTTGATAATACAGTGCGCAGGAATAATTGccgatcgatgaaaaataacttGCATCGATATTTCGTCGATGCCAAGATATTTGCGAGATATTTGAAGGTTAACCACTTGAGAAAATTCAGTTGAAAATTTAGTGGTAATTTATAGTATAATTTAAAATTGGATTCAACAAGAAAGAGGAGACGAAaggtaatgaaaaaatttgaaaaatcttaaCCGTCTTAACCATGCGGCAACCGACGACTCGTGCATACTTTTATGAAAACACACCTGTGGATTCCACACATCCCGAGACTCAGCGCCTTGAGCGTTGGATCTTCGTACTAAAAGTTGCTGCTATAGAAAGTCTCGTTTTGGTGGAGCAGCAGGTAAAGCAAGAtagaaaaggaaagagagatCGTCAGAGCATAGGTGAGAGATGAAGTGGGAAGAGGATGGAGATTGAAATACAAGTTTAAAATGGTTGTAGGCCGAGGGGAAAAGGATTGAAAGCAGTCGCCGCCAGCGGAACATACAGGTAGTCATTGAGGCATTTGCCAGTCGAGGATGAGCGGGACGAAAGACGTGTCTACTGAAATATACATAGGTTGCATTTTGCGTCTGCGTTGTAAACAggcgagttgaaaaaaaagcttaaCCGAATTGCTGCGCCGGGTTACAAAGTGAGCAAACGCGTGGGTAAATCAAATTTCCCGTCGGAACTCTGAAGGAACGTTTTAAAAGgaagaaaatcataaaaagtgaagcgaaataaaaataagaaatctCCGATGAATAAGCGGCTGttcgattttttgttgttcgCTTCGTactgaaaattcgtgaatgtGTAGGCGAATATAACGTGTGTGTCGAAAGTACGTAAAAAGAAACGTCAAGCCAATCCCTCCGGTCGAggaattagaaaaaaagagCAATCAAACTTTGAAGGAGTTAGGTGCGCACGgcttcgtaaaaaacgaagaaaaactcGCTAGAAGTTTTCGTTTAGCagtgtttttaaaaattgttcgagaTTGAAACGTGCGACTGAAGGATCGTGGCATGTTTCTGACGCTGTAAGAAAATTCACGCCTGGAAAAGTGTCTCGTACGTATCTTActcattcgttttttatgaattttttccttccctgCTGTATCAATTTTTAATCGGTATACGTGTGCTTGAAAGCATAGTTATTTCGTGCGTGTATTCGTAACAGGATTGAACCACGCACGATATCTCACGTAGCTCTCAAGGTATTTAtggaaatgattttgaaaacttGTCGCGCTGCCGTTAATGAACTCTCCGAATATGATGGAGTcacatatatatacgtatatatttacGTACACACGACTCTTTCAACTCTTTCAACGTCCAGCAGCGACGCAGCAGTATAATCTCTCGCGTCGCTCAACTGTTTCGCACGCTCGACGAACGGTGTTCGATAAATCATcgtgaaaatcaaaatgacgATAAAATTATAAGAAATTACTGTCATAATCGaagttcattttcattttaacaattatttttctctcgtcaggatttatttttccgaatttatTCGTTACAAAATCGCATTCCAACTCTCGTTATCCGCGTCAATGGTCGTTGCATTCGAGTTTTTTCCCACGTCCTTTAGATTCTTTGAATTTCATAAGTTATCGTAAATATCATGATAGCACTGTAACGGAAAGTTTTAATGGCAATTCgccaaaattttcaatgaagtATCAATTATTCCGAATTCCTTGGTTTACCGAATAATTAAAAgtcgataaattttaatgtacaGTCGAATATATCGGAGGTGAAAATTATAAGTTGGTAATTGCACTTTAATGtttgaacgttgttaatttggaGGCTTGTTCATCGTTAGCGATGAATAGAATTTTGACACTTTTCACCGCGTTCCAGATCGCAGATATTTCGTAGCCTGAATGTCAACGTCAAACGTATACTCTTCGTATATTTTTCTCGTGTTATCCTCGTTGCAGCTTTCTGACAATAAATTAAGGCACGTACacaagaatgaatttctccaaAGCTCCTTTGATTAATTACgatttatagttttttattgTAACAATTAAAATGCTATGTGGTTTGCGATTAAAGCCCCATTACTTATGCAATTAGATGCGATGATTGGCGTGGCGGATGGCGGGCAGGGCAGGGGGAAGGGGAAGTTTCCTCGAGTTCGAAATTGTGGAGCGGAACTTGTTGCTCCGCGTGCATACTTTTTTTACCCGCCGCTTATACATCTTCACgtattattttacattttacCTCTTACGACGGAGAAATTTCACTCGCCTCttcccctctctctttctttcgctcTCGGAAATCTTGGTTAAATGGGTCCAGGAAGTTATACGAggaatttatggaaattattgAGCCAGATCACGCTCTCCGGAATTTAACTTGTATTTTTACTACGCCGTATATACACAGCAATCCGGAGATTTCTCCCGTTtctttttagtttttctttcgctAGTCCGACGAGTGCCGACGACACGTTTGACACCCAAAGAGccagttttatatttttctctcgcgcgGCAACGAAGCTCCACTGAgacgtgaaatttttattcacttttttatCTCGTTGATTGAAGCAATTAAGAGGCTTgtgctttttttctcgtaattgGAAAATTCCGGGACTCTATTTTTCTCTTGATAAACAATTGACGCGATCAAATGTTTTTGCTTTTAGTTATTCTGACGTTTTTCGTTCACTCAATTCGATTCGAGCGAATGCAACAGTCCCGCGAGTTCGATAGTCGCGACGGCTCGAtgaattcacaaaattcttcGATTCCGTCGCTCTCAGCGAACATTCTTCCAAAAGTtgggacatttttttcgttatttttcctgCCTTCGCACCCCGGGAAGATACACTACTTACTCATTGTGCAATGGGGTTCACTGTGATGTGCGCGGAGAGTGGGGGAGCGAAGGAATTCGTAATTTCCCCGTTCCGCCCGAATTAACGGTACACCGGTACGTACGAACAGCAGTACGAGGAAATCCAGTGTGCCTCGAGCGAAGATGCGTGCTTTTCGTTGCGTTCGAAAAAACATTCTCGCAttggtttttcgaaaaacgttATTCATCGTTGATTTTAAGCCGCATTATAGCGACGACGTTTCtacctgatttttatttgtccTGCGAAAATGTAATTCGTTAGCCAACACGAAGGCTGCGTCACTGGGGCGACGAAAAACCGAATTTGCACTCGAtcgaagcgagagagaaacttttcaCTGAGACCCAATTTTCATTTCTAGTCCAAATATTTTATCGAGCGGCGGAAAAAGAGTTTCGTTTATTTGTCGCAATATTCGAATTATTTTGagcggataaaaaaaattcaacgaatattCGTTTTCGATGTTGAGAAGAGTAATTGGGAATAATCGTTGGCCCGACTTCGTGATTTGCGCTTGGAATTCAATGAGCGCTGGAATTTATAGtcttaaattgaaaaataccgTAGCCATATTTCGTTCGAagtaaatattcaaaaaatcgttacCGTTTTTGTCGGGCTCGCGGGCGGAAAAACGTGAATATTAACTCGTCAAAGTTGACTCGAAGAAATAACGCATGAAAAGGTCTCGGACTCTCGCGAAGCTGTGGGCTTCGATGacggagagaaaacaaaacggTGGGAGCGAGCGAGTCTCGATGACGAGGCGTTATAAATGAGaataacgaaagaaagaaagaggcgAGTGTAGGAGCGGCGACGGCGGCAGCATCTTATAATTTCGGTGCACGATAGGAGCCAGGTGCGAGACGATCTCGCGACCGTCACGCGTCTCTCTTCGTATGCGCGTTGTCCGTGGACGTAAGCACGAGCGTCGCGGAGGCGACGGACGGGGAATCCGTCGAAGAACAGCGTCGCTCGCTGATCCAACGCGATTTAACAATAGTCACGTCCTCGCGTGTGACGATTCGTTGAGTTCCTTCGCAACGGATATTCAGCAAACGTGTCGTTTCGTAaactttctcacttt
This sequence is a window from Venturia canescens isolate UGA chromosome 8, ASM1945775v1, whole genome shotgun sequence. Protein-coding genes within it:
- the LOC122415416 gene encoding probable ATP-dependent RNA helicase DHX35 isoform X2: MVGITEPRRVAATSLANRVADERGCLLGTEVGYSIRFDDCTGAGTKIKYMTEGILLREMMGDPLLTKYCVVILDEVHERTLLTDIIMGLLKKIIRKRKSLKVIVSSATVDAEQLRDFLNTNTTKDRTSDTATILSVEGRLYPVDVFYVRDPVADYVKAVVDTALKIHESEETGDILAFLTGMEEVDRAVSLLNEHARLVKEGKLQLIALPMYGSLPNSEQLKVFRRASKDSRKVIVATNIAETSITIPNIVHVIDCGFAKLPWFEVETQTNSLIIAPVSKASANQRAGRAGRVQSGRAYRLYTEEAYENFFESTPPQMQRADLAPAILQLKALGIDNVLRFNFPSSPPSKNLLAGLELLYALGAVNDRGELTTPLGMTMAEMPLEPVLAKCLIVSGEMECSEEISTILAMLQVQNVLVRPGGGQAAMKARVAHRKFEVAEGDLFTLLNIYSAFEKNKTPAWCQQHFLNHKALKRAMEIRTQMRVLMKKLDIPILSSKGDLESILKCICAGLFPNAAFLHYTGVYKTVRGNRDLYIHPNSCLYTLQQPQWIVFCEILQTTKTYMRELTVVKPEWLVELAPHFFERTSIDPI
- the LOC122415416 gene encoding probable ATP-dependent RNA helicase DHX35 isoform X1, with amino-acid sequence MLTIKPKFLAPGDNTWQEDKPDIDAHSSTQFIYNANQSLALTLQRQRLPIARNKNHIIYLLEKYQSIVLVGETGSGKSTQVPQYLVDAGWGADGKMVGITEPRRVAATSLANRVADERGCLLGTEVGYSIRFDDCTGAGTKIKYMTEGILLREMMGDPLLTKYCVVILDEVHERTLLTDIIMGLLKKIIRKRKSLKVIVSSATVDAEQLRDFLNTNTTKDRTSDTATILSVEGRLYPVDVFYVRDPVADYVKAVVDTALKIHESEETGDILAFLTGMEEVDRAVSLLNEHARLVKEGKLQLIALPMYGSLPNSEQLKVFRRASKDSRKVIVATNIAETSITIPNIVHVIDCGFAKLPWFEVETQTNSLIIAPVSKASANQRAGRAGRVQSGRAYRLYTEEAYENFFESTPPQMQRADLAPAILQLKALGIDNVLRFNFPSSPPSKNLLAGLELLYALGAVNDRGELTTPLGMTMAEMPLEPVLAKCLIVSGEMECSEEISTILAMLQVQNVLVRPGGGQAAMKARVAHRKFEVAEGDLFTLLNIYSAFEKNKTPAWCQQHFLNHKALKRAMEIRTQMRVLMKKLDIPILSSKGDLESILKCICAGLFPNAAFLHYTGVYKTVRGNRDLYIHPNSCLYTLQQPQWIVFCEILQTTKTYMRELTVVKPEWLVELAPHFFERTSIDPI